A stretch of DNA from Staphylococcus sp. KG4-3:
TGCAGATTTAGGTTCAAGTATTGTAGATATCGTATCAAGTGGTGCAAGTTTAGTAGGAAAACTATTTGGACTATAAGTCTTTTATAAATAAAAAATACAAATTAAAGGGGTAATTAATTATGGCAGGATTATTTGAAGCAATCAAAGAAACAGTACAAGCAGGTATCGCAGGAGACGGCGCTAAATTAGGAACAAGTATCGTAAGCATCGTGGAAAATGGTGTAGGTTTAGTATCAAAATTATTCGGATTCTAGTTTTTCAATAATATATACAATGGTCAGGGTGATAACCTTGGCCATTTTTTTATGTGTAAAAAATGTGTATACTGAAATGGTTAAAGATTATTAGTGATGAACGGAGGAGGGTTTAAATGACAATCAAAAACTTACTTATAGATTTTGATGATACATTAGTAGATTTTCATGATGCTGAAACTTTCGCATTTGATAAATTGACAAAAAATTATAACTTAAAAACAAATAAAGAAGATTTAGAAGTCTTCATGAAAGTTAACCAAGCGCACTGGGATGCATTTCAAAAAAATGAGCTTACTAAAGATGAAGTGTTAAGTAAAAGGTTTGAAGCGTACTTTAAATTACATGATTTAGTAATAGATGGCGTGGAAGCAGATTTTATATTTAGAGATGAGTTAGCCAATGCACCTATTAAACATTTTACAAATACGGTTGAAACACTAGATACTTTAAAAGATAATTATGATTTGTATATAGTCACTAATGGTGTTTTAGAAACACAGGAACGTAGAATTGAGAAAACTAACATCGGTCATTGGTTTAAAGGTGTGTTTGTATCAGAACAAACAGGATATCAAAAGCCAATGCCAGAGTTTTTTGATTATGTATTTGATAAAATTGGCGAAGAAAAACGTAAAGAATCAATGATTATTGGTGATTCAGTGACTTCCGATATATTAGGAGGCAAAAATGCTGAAATAGCAACTTGTTGGTTTAACCCTAGAAAAAATGTGAATGAGACAACAATAAGACCTGATTATACAATTTCTTCATTAGATGAAATTGTGGTTCATATTCAATAAAAAAGGCGGGACAGAAATCATAATTTTAAAAATTGATTTCAAAGACCCGCTTTTATATTGCTCTGTGTTCTTAAAGAATTATAATGAGTTCACAATTGATAATAGAGTAAATGCTTATTAAAATAAATTTAAATTATTGATCTGGCGACCATACTAAAACATCATGGCCTTCTTTGTTGGCTTCTTCTAAATCAGTGAAACCGTGTTTGATGAAAAATTGTTTTGATTGATTACGTGCAATTACTTTAATTGGTAATCCCTGATTCTTAGCGAAATCTAACAATGCTTTACCGTAACCTCGATTTTGGAAATCACGTAAAACTT
This window harbors:
- a CDS encoding beta-class phenol-soluble modulin — its product is MAGLFEAIKETVQAGIAGDGAKLGTSIVSIVENGVGLVSKLFGF
- a CDS encoding beta-class phenol-soluble modulin, translated to MTKLAEAIANTVEAAKSGNGADLGSSIVDIVSSGASLVGKLFGL
- a CDS encoding YjjG family noncanonical pyrimidine nucleotidase, with the translated sequence MTIKNLLIDFDDTLVDFHDAETFAFDKLTKNYNLKTNKEDLEVFMKVNQAHWDAFQKNELTKDEVLSKRFEAYFKLHDLVIDGVEADFIFRDELANAPIKHFTNTVETLDTLKDNYDLYIVTNGVLETQERRIEKTNIGHWFKGVFVSEQTGYQKPMPEFFDYVFDKIGEEKRKESMIIGDSVTSDILGGKNAEIATCWFNPRKNVNETTIRPDYTISSLDEIVVHIQ